From one Peredibacter starrii genomic stretch:
- the gspE gene encoding type II secretion system ATPase GspE: MSLSNEVFENVEHSKEKIGELLIKFTSLTRSQLDEALEAQRVEGGLLGDILLKRNYIHPHDLIKIVCHQIGIPYQTDIKIEEIDANVVKDLSINYAKNHEVLPCMETDFSVTVLMSNPFNFNVVNDLHMIYKKEIKIICTTPLRIQDAINRVYEKANRNLVDSIEDEEFEENLDLEGPIDILDATADEAPVIRFVNSIIFRAVKERASDIHIEPYERDVVYRFRINGVMTEILRQPKKTHAAVSSRIKVMARLDIAEKRLPQDGRIKIKIAGKDIDIRLSTVPIQSGERIVMRVLEKNNTALNLETLGFRGKVLEGLQELGGRKHGVLYVTGPTGHGKTTTLFALLDRIKTPDKMIITVEDPVEYEIPGISQIQVNHKIELTFAVALRSILRQNPDVVMIGETRDRETAEIAINASLTGHFVLSTLHTNDASSAPTRLIDMGVQPFLISSSLAGVLAQRLIRTLCSACKQRTTLSDFEKVILDVNDIPDSATIFKPVGCGRCSNTGYSGRTVVSELLMMNDEIRALIIQKTDAATIKKAAVRAGMRTLRGDALDKIYEGITSVEEVMRAINAEETE; the protein is encoded by the coding sequence ATGAGTTTATCTAACGAAGTTTTTGAGAACGTAGAGCATAGTAAAGAAAAGATTGGTGAGTTACTCATCAAGTTTACTTCTCTTACTCGCTCGCAATTGGATGAGGCCCTTGAGGCACAACGTGTGGAAGGTGGTCTTTTAGGAGATATTCTTCTAAAGCGTAACTATATCCATCCGCATGATCTCATCAAAATCGTTTGTCATCAGATTGGTATTCCTTACCAGACTGATATCAAAATCGAAGAGATCGATGCCAACGTTGTAAAAGATCTTTCCATTAACTACGCCAAGAACCATGAGGTCCTACCTTGCATGGAAACTGATTTCTCAGTGACTGTGCTGATGAGTAACCCGTTTAACTTCAACGTGGTGAATGATCTTCACATGATCTACAAAAAAGAGATCAAGATCATTTGTACTACCCCACTTCGTATTCAAGACGCCATTAACCGCGTTTATGAGAAGGCCAACCGAAACCTGGTTGACTCGATCGAAGATGAAGAATTTGAAGAGAACCTGGATCTTGAGGGTCCAATCGATATCTTAGATGCCACGGCCGATGAAGCTCCGGTAATTCGTTTCGTGAACTCTATTATCTTCCGTGCCGTTAAAGAGCGTGCTTCCGATATTCACATTGAACCGTATGAACGTGATGTGGTTTATCGCTTCCGTATTAACGGGGTCATGACTGAAATTCTTCGTCAGCCAAAGAAAACTCACGCCGCGGTTTCTTCACGTATTAAAGTTATGGCCCGTCTGGACATCGCTGAAAAGCGTCTTCCTCAAGATGGTCGTATTAAAATTAAAATTGCCGGTAAAGATATCGATATCCGTCTTTCGACTGTGCCTATTCAGTCCGGCGAACGTATCGTTATGCGTGTACTCGAGAAGAACAACACGGCCCTGAACCTTGAAACTCTTGGTTTCCGCGGTAAAGTTCTTGAAGGACTTCAAGAGCTAGGCGGACGTAAGCACGGGGTTCTTTATGTTACCGGTCCAACAGGTCACGGTAAAACAACGACTCTCTTCGCTCTCTTAGATAGAATTAAAACTCCGGATAAAATGATCATCACTGTGGAAGATCCGGTAGAGTATGAAATTCCTGGTATCTCTCAGATCCAGGTAAATCACAAAATTGAACTTACCTTTGCGGTGGCCCTTCGTTCGATTCTTCGTCAAAACCCGGATGTGGTGATGATCGGGGAAACCCGTGATAGAGAGACGGCAGAGATCGCGATTAACGCCTCGTTAACGGGTCACTTTGTATTATCTACTCTTCACACCAACGATGCTTCTTCGGCACCTACTCGTTTGATCGATATGGGTGTTCAGCCGTTCTTGATTTCATCATCGCTTGCAGGTGTTCTGGCCCAACGACTTATTCGTACGCTGTGCTCGGCATGTAAACAAAGAACCACTCTTTCAGATTTTGAAAAAGTGATTCTTGATGTGAATGATATTCCTGATAGTGCCACCATCTTCAAACCAGTTGGTTGTGGTCGCTGTTCAAATACCGGTTACTCTGGTCGAACAGTGGTTTCAGAACTTCTGATGATGAACGATGAAATCCGTGCCCTGATTATTCAGAAAACCGATGCTGCCACGATTAAAAAAGCGGCGGTTCGCGCTGGGATGAGAACTCTTCGTGGTGATGCCCTTGATAAAATTTATGAAGGGATCACATCGGTTGAAGAAGTAATGCGCGCAATTAACGCAGAAGAGACAGAATAA
- the gspF gene encoding type II secretion system inner membrane protein GspF translates to MPIYSYRGMDRSGKEIKNTVNVESIAAAKQKIKSMGIMLIDIREQKAQGTSGGSSLLQLRGSVNVEDLAMMTRQLATLIKAKIQIVEALAALVDQVDNATLRLVLADLRQKVNEGASLAKALQDHPKVFNSVYVNMVEAGEASGTLEIVLLRLADFTEAQVKLKNKIKGAMTYPVIMAVFGFAMMNVIFIFVIPKMAKIFTSTKRELPFITKVCIWISEFLQNYWWLMIAAIIGGAFLLNKYLNTNKGRAQWHSLQLKLPVLGMLIKMINVSRFCSTLGTLMNSGVPILTALNIVKNLIPNVHMKDAVEKARISVSEGASITNPLIQSGYFPALVTHMIRLGERSGELEPMLKIISENYEDQVESKISGLTSILEPIMMICLGVAVGFIVFAVVIPMMDLNKIS, encoded by the coding sequence ATGCCTATTTACTCTTATCGAGGAATGGATCGAAGCGGAAAGGAAATTAAGAACACGGTTAACGTGGAAAGTATCGCTGCTGCCAAGCAGAAGATTAAATCCATGGGAATCATGCTAATTGATATCCGCGAACAAAAGGCCCAAGGTACTTCAGGTGGAAGTAGTCTTCTTCAATTACGTGGAAGTGTGAACGTAGAAGATCTGGCGATGATGACTCGTCAGCTTGCGACACTTATTAAAGCAAAGATTCAGATCGTTGAGGCCCTTGCTGCCCTCGTAGACCAAGTTGATAACGCTACCCTACGTCTGGTTCTGGCGGATCTAAGACAAAAGGTAAATGAAGGTGCTTCATTAGCAAAGGCCCTTCAGGATCACCCGAAGGTTTTTAACTCGGTATATGTAAACATGGTTGAGGCCGGCGAAGCATCAGGTACACTTGAAATCGTACTTCTTCGTCTTGCCGACTTTACCGAAGCTCAAGTGAAACTTAAAAACAAAATCAAAGGTGCCATGACCTACCCGGTTATTATGGCAGTTTTTGGTTTTGCTATGATGAACGTTATTTTCATCTTTGTTATTCCAAAGATGGCGAAGATCTTCACGTCGACTAAGCGTGAACTTCCCTTCATTACCAAAGTTTGTATCTGGATTTCGGAGTTCCTGCAAAACTATTGGTGGCTCATGATTGCTGCCATTATTGGTGGCGCATTCCTTCTAAACAAATACCTTAACACCAATAAGGGACGCGCTCAGTGGCACTCCCTTCAGTTAAAATTGCCAGTTCTTGGAATGTTGATTAAAATGATCAACGTAAGCCGTTTTTGCTCGACTCTCGGAACACTGATGAACTCAGGGGTACCAATTTTAACGGCATTGAATATCGTGAAAAACCTTATTCCGAATGTGCATATGAAAGATGCAGTGGAAAAGGCTCGAATTTCAGTTTCAGAAGGTGCTTCAATTACGAACCCACTGATTCAAAGTGGATATTTTCCGGCCCTGGTTACCCATATGATTCGTCTGGGTGAGCGTTCAGGGGAATTAGAGCCGATGCTAAAAATTATTTCGGAAAACTATGAGGATCAAGTAGAATCGAAAATCAGTGGACTGACCTCGATCCTTGAACCGATTATGATGATTTGTCTCGGTGTTGCCGTAGGTTTCATTGTGTTCGCCGTAGTTATTCCGATGATGGATCTGAACAAAATTAGTTAA
- the gspG gene encoding type II secretion system major pseudopilin GspG encodes MLKNTTKIVASQNGMSLIEILIALTLLGLAGTFVAGKVTERLQEGQVQTAKIQIRSLSERLKEFRRDCNFIPTTDQGLDALVEKPTGGRECKRYAPGGYIEGGKVPLDPWDGEYIYESDGKTFTIISLGADNAEGGEGADADINSKDL; translated from the coding sequence ATGCTGAAAAATACTACAAAGATCGTAGCGTCTCAAAACGGGATGAGCTTGATCGAGATCTTGATCGCCCTGACCCTACTAGGTCTTGCTGGTACATTCGTTGCCGGTAAAGTAACTGAACGTCTTCAAGAAGGTCAGGTACAAACTGCTAAAATTCAAATTCGTTCTCTTTCAGAGCGTCTGAAAGAATTCCGTCGTGACTGTAACTTCATTCCGACTACTGACCAGGGTCTTGATGCTCTAGTTGAAAAGCCAACAGGTGGCCGTGAATGTAAGCGTTATGCTCCAGGCGGTTATATCGAAGGTGGTAAAGTACCTCTAGATCCATGGGATGGTGAGTACATTTACGAATCAGACGGTAAAACATTTACCATCATCTCCCTAGGTGCTGATAACGCCGAAGGTGGTGAAGGTGCTGATGCCGACATCAATTCAAAAGATCTTTAA
- a CDS encoding pilus assembly FimT family protein, with protein sequence MPTSIQKIFNSHKGHQSGFSLIEILVALLLGALVFLAVPSGDSAQKHRDLQTTIDDIDRSVRFASNEAVLRNTVVRLRFSLDKAPVEYTVEYGPAGNLALPDLPVKTSGLSLAEEKAEKERNAALDRNFTKVEEFEEIKREIHPDVTILGLATSAQKRLFTDNDASIYFYPTGEKDGAIVFFSTNEEFAFLEIEPFMAETNAGFQVLSSDSVAKLEDILQTRVEETYKQWIGR encoded by the coding sequence ATGCCGACATCAATTCAAAAGATCTTTAATTCTCATAAGGGCCACCAATCCGGATTTTCATTAATTGAAATCCTGGTGGCCCTTCTTTTAGGTGCTCTGGTTTTCCTGGCCGTACCTTCTGGTGATAGCGCTCAAAAACATAGAGACTTACAAACGACCATCGATGATATCGATCGCTCCGTCCGTTTTGCTTCCAACGAAGCTGTTCTAAGAAATACCGTTGTCCGACTTCGCTTCTCGCTTGATAAAGCTCCTGTGGAATATACTGTGGAATATGGCCCGGCCGGTAACCTTGCCTTGCCTGATCTGCCAGTTAAGACTTCTGGCCTCTCTCTGGCGGAAGAGAAGGCCGAGAAAGAAAGAAACGCGGCCCTTGATCGAAACTTTACGAAAGTGGAAGAGTTCGAAGAAATTAAACGCGAAATTCATCCGGACGTGACCATCTTGGGTCTGGCAACTTCTGCACAAAAACGACTTTTTACTGATAATGATGCCTCTATTTATTTCTATCCGACTGGTGAAAAAGATGGTGCCATTGTATTTTTCTCTACCAATGAGGAGTTCGCCTTTCTAGAGATTGAACCATTTATGGCAGAAACCAATGCTGGCTTCCAAGTTCTCAGCTCAGACTCCGTGGCCAAACTGGAAGATATCCTTCAAACTAGAGTAGAAGAAACTTACAAGCAGTGGATCGGTCGATGA
- a CDS encoding type IV pilus modification PilV family protein produces MKQNQKGFSLLEVMIALTLFAFFVTAFLTSQGYNVADSTLSEEQLMLQQLCERKINELVIDPPKFSNAQTNLKETKTFEESDLKNFEYTLEMKKLTVPDFAQLFAQKDATSEEAKDSYEGNYFGNNQNSGNRNASLEKMVFEELKKNIERVIWQARVTVTNKDTKYSYTLSTYLTNYNEKIQLNIGF; encoded by the coding sequence ATGAAGCAAAATCAAAAAGGGTTCTCACTTTTAGAGGTCATGATTGCCCTGACCCTGTTTGCTTTTTTCGTTACGGCTTTTCTAACCAGTCAGGGTTATAACGTTGCCGACTCTACTCTTTCTGAAGAACAACTGATGCTTCAGCAACTTTGTGAAAGAAAAATCAATGAACTGGTGATTGATCCTCCAAAATTTTCCAATGCTCAGACTAATTTGAAAGAGACCAAGACTTTTGAAGAGTCGGACCTTAAAAATTTTGAGTACACATTGGAAATGAAGAAACTCACGGTTCCTGACTTTGCTCAACTCTTTGCTCAAAAAGACGCGACTTCTGAAGAAGCAAAAGACAGTTACGAAGGAAACTATTTTGGTAACAACCAAAACAGCGGAAATAGAAATGCCAGCTTAGAAAAAATGGTTTTCGAGGAACTTAAAAAGAACATTGAACGTGTCATCTGGCAGGCCAGAGTGACAGTTACCAATAAAGACACAAAGTACAGTTATACACTTTCAACTTATCTGACGAATTATAATGAAAAGATCCAGCTCAACATCGGTTTTTAA
- a CDS encoding PulJ/GspJ family protein: MKRSSSTSVFNDRGFTLIEILIAITLLAFITLAVVNVTENAFLTKDRTTEINKNNLQIETAMSRFEWDFAQIYSPLYFSTVMNMNQNNMNQFGNDGSDGGFVGNTTGSTQGAAQQGAQGGAMNSPLLQQYYEQLVTRFERNEHFSAVSKEGYPIPRFYSPDKSTFEFFTSSNRRKLQNMKQSHFAWVRYALAAQQELPSDEGKEENPNVPKSLRSLVRYYTADDPYSDKRINIDDVDRVKGAVLLRNVEALEFQFWNLNRRKWETNIKTVPQGESVLHGVRMLVTWYDSAGNKRTTSRIFRTHWPLQAPQDQATTTTTPQGGATAGTTGVNMGNQDGGNDGF; this comes from the coding sequence ATGAAAAGATCCAGCTCAACATCGGTTTTTAATGACCGAGGTTTTACATTAATTGAGATCTTAATTGCCATTACTCTTCTGGCATTCATTACACTCGCCGTTGTAAACGTTACTGAAAACGCTTTTCTCACTAAAGACCGCACAACTGAGATCAATAAAAACAATCTTCAGATCGAAACGGCCATGAGTCGTTTTGAGTGGGACTTTGCTCAGATTTATTCTCCGCTCTACTTCTCGACTGTCATGAATATGAATCAAAACAACATGAACCAGTTTGGAAATGACGGAAGTGATGGTGGTTTCGTGGGAAATACCACGGGCTCTACTCAAGGTGCCGCCCAACAAGGTGCTCAAGGTGGCGCTATGAACAGTCCCCTCCTTCAGCAATATTATGAACAACTAGTGACTCGCTTTGAACGAAACGAGCACTTTTCAGCAGTTTCAAAAGAAGGCTATCCGATTCCTCGCTTTTACTCTCCTGATAAGAGTACTTTTGAGTTTTTCACTTCTTCAAACCGTAGAAAGCTTCAAAATATGAAGCAATCTCACTTTGCCTGGGTCCGTTATGCGCTTGCAGCTCAACAGGAACTTCCGAGTGACGAGGGTAAAGAAGAAAATCCAAATGTTCCGAAATCCCTCAGAAGTTTAGTTCGTTACTACACGGCCGATGATCCTTATTCTGATAAACGCATCAACATTGATGACGTTGATAGAGTTAAAGGTGCGGTCCTTCTTAGAAATGTTGAGGCCCTGGAGTTCCAGTTCTGGAACTTAAACCGCCGTAAGTGGGAAACCAATATTAAAACTGTTCCTCAGGGTGAGAGTGTTCTGCACGGTGTGCGCATGCTTGTGACCTGGTACGATTCTGCAGGCAATAAGAGAACCACGTCTCGTATTTTCCGCACTCACTGGCCACTTCAAGCGCCACAAGACCAGGCGACTACCACCACTACTCCTCAGGGTGGAGCAACCGCAGGAACGACTGGCGTGAACATGGGAAATCAGGATGGAGGTAATGATGGGTTTTAG
- a CDS encoding type II secretion system minor pseudopilin yields MMGFRKDLQKIMNNERGIALMMILTAIIILMAIYGEFTFESKISRIKATNILDRSQAKLLAESGLQLAITRLRLYKEAYNYVQGNQNAKQAVSSQLLNQLWEVPFMYPIPVGGNATRAFKDTVDKFQFESLLDGQMKVSIQNISNRLNLNMLRIDMTKFNPDPNAEDGMDHNSTLNMNEGAILTDVSVDQSLFYLLKRLVDDKKEKDESFADRYGSINYQELLTNLKYYMSDYQSMNQDPLVGEAESNFQQVPLAPKFGPLSSASELYTIPGWDDELIELIHNEFSVYPSTQIDFNKLTLNMFKILIPQATEDDIKEFFLWRDNPEQPRFLNTLEDFKKYIVQQERLMNETDFDNRMKLFQQKGISFGSNPNLFRIVSEGSYNRSNYTLVAFVVLPKNSVGQNTAGTTGTTGNTTGTTTGGSTTGSTTGGATTGGNTAGANQNAQLLEPRIIEIQIN; encoded by the coding sequence ATGATGGGTTTTAGAAAAGACCTCCAAAAGATCATGAATAATGAACGCGGTATTGCGCTCATGATGATTCTGACTGCCATTATCATTCTCATGGCCATTTATGGTGAATTTACTTTTGAATCGAAAATCAGTCGTATCAAAGCGACCAATATTCTAGACCGCTCGCAGGCCAAACTCCTGGCCGAGTCAGGTCTTCAGCTCGCAATTACTCGTCTGCGTCTCTACAAAGAGGCCTACAATTACGTTCAAGGTAACCAGAACGCCAAGCAGGCGGTTTCTTCTCAGCTCCTAAACCAGTTATGGGAAGTACCTTTCATGTATCCCATTCCGGTGGGAGGAAACGCCACCCGAGCTTTCAAGGACACCGTAGATAAATTTCAATTTGAATCTCTGCTTGATGGCCAGATGAAGGTCTCGATCCAGAATATTTCAAACCGCCTGAACCTCAATATGCTTCGTATTGATATGACCAAATTTAATCCTGACCCGAATGCAGAAGACGGAATGGATCATAATTCGACCCTTAATATGAACGAAGGCGCAATCCTGACAGATGTATCTGTGGATCAGTCTCTCTTTTATCTCCTTAAGCGTCTGGTGGATGACAAGAAAGAAAAAGATGAATCGTTTGCTGATCGATATGGTTCCATTAATTACCAGGAACTTCTGACAAATCTAAAGTACTACATGTCAGATTATCAAAGTATGAACCAGGATCCATTAGTCGGTGAAGCTGAATCAAACTTCCAACAAGTTCCTCTTGCTCCAAAGTTTGGTCCTCTAAGTTCAGCGAGTGAGCTTTATACAATTCCGGGTTGGGACGATGAGCTGATTGAACTTATTCATAATGAATTCAGTGTTTATCCATCAACACAAATTGATTTCAACAAACTTACTCTCAACATGTTTAAGATCCTTATTCCTCAGGCAACTGAGGACGACATCAAGGAATTTTTCCTGTGGAGAGATAATCCGGAACAACCAAGATTCTTAAACACACTGGAAGATTTCAAAAAGTACATCGTTCAACAAGAGCGTCTGATGAACGAGACGGATTTTGATAATCGTATGAAGCTTTTCCAACAAAAAGGCATTAGCTTCGGATCAAACCCTAACCTTTTTAGAATCGTCTCTGAAGGTTCCTACAACCGTTCCAACTACACACTTGTGGCCTTTGTGGTTCTACCAAAAAACTCCGTTGGCCAAAACACAGCTGGTACAACTGGCACTACTGGTAACACTACGGGAACAACGACCGGCGGTTCTACTACCGGCTCAACAACAGGCGGAGCGACGACTGGTGGTAACACTGCAGGCGCAAATCAAAACGCTCAACTACTTGAACCACGTATTATAGAAATCCAAATCAATTAA
- the pilM gene encoding pilus assembly protein PilM produces the protein MHVLAIDIGSYSVKYVSSFVDKRKINHVDMSEIIVRDFLSDHSELTVEEAQAKIVQEIIDSVARPDTKIIYPANHEMMTTRFLTLPVKSKKKAELMLPFLLEEDIPYALSEIHYAYRMEAQKTQFTALVELVRENIFEPYYELLRSKNVLPNVLTTESSSVENYFNQNPMAGPFCVLDMGHKTTKAYFFYNSRLLMTHVSYVGGTHVNEMIAQTYKIDPDEAIFYKHQNAFLLTSSQYAEVEATQSEFAHSMERVFSPLVSDFLRWKVGFKVNFGLAVQHVFICGGTSNIKNIANFLTEKWDTKVTLLESFEKVEGEKVDLNPKNKSKFALVNMMAIGFRRKNRFINLLTGKFAQASTSEVPLYSFSFIGVRVAAAALILAVSLFAERFFIERDIKAVNAKIANVMKNDELMISSRLRRSIQQNPKPVYDALVKKQRGVRQEISTLQSAIEIQALSPLVHVSQIAASAQGATMVEFKSTDVGEITAVFTSETMDELNNLKAAFERSTLNDLTAQIDQTKMQLTVTASGN, from the coding sequence ATGCATGTATTAGCCATTGATATCGGATCCTACAGTGTAAAGTATGTTTCCTCTTTCGTTGATAAAAGGAAGATCAATCACGTCGACATGAGTGAAATCATTGTTCGTGATTTTCTAAGTGATCATTCCGAATTAACGGTTGAAGAGGCGCAGGCAAAAATCGTTCAGGAAATTATCGATTCTGTCGCACGTCCTGATACCAAGATCATCTATCCGGCCAATCATGAAATGATGACGACACGTTTTCTTACTCTTCCGGTGAAGAGCAAAAAGAAAGCGGAACTCATGCTCCCATTCCTACTTGAAGAAGACATTCCTTACGCGCTTAGTGAGATTCACTATGCTTATCGTATGGAAGCTCAAAAAACTCAGTTTACTGCTCTAGTGGAACTGGTTCGTGAAAACATTTTTGAACCATACTATGAACTTCTCCGCAGTAAAAACGTTCTGCCGAATGTTCTAACAACTGAATCTTCAAGTGTTGAAAACTATTTCAATCAAAATCCGATGGCCGGTCCGTTCTGTGTTCTCGATATGGGACACAAAACAACGAAGGCCTATTTCTTTTACAACTCTCGCCTACTTATGACTCACGTAAGTTACGTGGGTGGTACGCATGTAAACGAAATGATCGCTCAAACTTATAAGATCGATCCGGATGAGGCGATTTTCTATAAGCACCAAAACGCTTTCCTTCTGACTTCTTCTCAATACGCTGAAGTAGAGGCGACTCAAAGCGAATTCGCTCATTCAATGGAGCGTGTGTTCTCACCACTTGTTTCTGACTTCCTACGCTGGAAAGTTGGTTTCAAAGTGAATTTTGGTCTGGCAGTTCAACATGTATTCATCTGCGGTGGTACATCGAACATTAAGAACATTGCCAACTTCCTGACTGAAAAGTGGGACACCAAAGTTACTCTGCTTGAGAGCTTCGAGAAAGTTGAAGGCGAAAAAGTTGATCTAAATCCAAAGAATAAATCTAAATTTGCTCTGGTAAATATGATGGCGATCGGTTTCCGTAGAAAGAACCGCTTCATCAACCTTCTTACCGGTAAATTTGCTCAGGCCTCAACATCAGAAGTTCCTCTCTACTCTTTCTCTTTCATTGGAGTTCGAGTGGCAGCGGCCGCCCTGATTCTGGCAGTATCGCTCTTTGCTGAACGCTTCTTCATCGAGCGTGACATTAAGGCGGTGAATGCAAAAATCGCCAACGTGATGAAAAACGACGAGCTTATGATCAGCAGTCGTCTTCGTCGTTCTATTCAGCAAAATCCCAAACCGGTCTACGACGCTCTTGTTAAAAAGCAGCGTGGTGTTCGTCAGGAAATTTCAACTCTTCAATCAGCGATTGAAATCCAGGCCCTTTCTCCTCTGGTTCATGTGAGCCAAATTGCAGCAAGTGCTCAAGGTGCGACGATGGTTGAGTTCAAATCAACTGACGTGGGCGAAATCACTGCGGTCTTCACTTCTGAGACGATGGATGAGCTTAATAATCTTAAGGCCGCATTTGAACGTTCTACCTTGAACGACCTTACGGCGCAGATTGATCAGACTAAAATGCAATTAACTGTAACAGCTTCAGGTAACTAA
- a CDS encoding polyprenyl synthetase family protein translates to MLTEAIHKALNKTTFHKELLEVMDYAVFPAGKLFRPRLVEALALDLNHELTQAHLHLASAIEMHHAYTLVHDDLPAMDNDLMRRGKPSTHAHFGEWKAILAGDALLIASFGELMEMDHPRARNIHKLMTWATGAKGLIEGQFRDLAADGKVDIQNVVRIHELKTARLIQLATLGSYLLSPKVTLRGKIEFFRLGREIGVSFQLLDDLSDLTETEVSPHEKAINPFISNGEKALNELRLSHMRLTAITFKHRLTHVEKMLQDYFKANQDNLLKKFAIIEQNSGDDLRALREWLTTFV, encoded by the coding sequence ATGCTCACCGAGGCCATTCATAAAGCCTTAAATAAAACGACTTTTCACAAAGAACTTTTAGAAGTGATGGATTATGCAGTTTTCCCTGCCGGAAAACTCTTTCGTCCTCGCTTGGTGGAAGCTCTGGCCCTGGATCTGAATCACGAGTTAACCCAAGCCCATTTGCATCTGGCGAGTGCCATCGAAATGCACCACGCTTATACCCTCGTTCACGATGATCTTCCGGCCATGGACAATGATCTCATGAGACGTGGAAAACCTTCTACACACGCGCATTTTGGCGAATGGAAGGCCATTCTCGCGGGCGACGCTCTTCTCATCGCTTCGTTCGGTGAATTGATGGAAATGGATCATCCTCGTGCTCGTAATATTCATAAGCTCATGACCTGGGCGACGGGTGCCAAGGGTCTCATCGAAGGACAGTTCCGAGATCTTGCAGCAGATGGGAAAGTTGATATTCAAAATGTCGTTCGCATTCATGAACTAAAGACCGCGCGCCTGATCCAACTTGCAACTCTGGGCTCATATCTTCTCTCACCAAAGGTAACTCTCAGAGGAAAAATCGAATTTTTCCGTCTAGGCCGTGAAATTGGCGTGAGCTTTCAGCTCCTGGATGATTTATCTGATCTGACAGAAACCGAAGTTTCCCCTCACGAAAAAGCGATCAATCCATTCATTAGCAATGGAGAAAAAGCACTGAATGAACTTCGCCTTTCTCATATGCGCTTAACGGCAATTACATTCAAGCATCGCCTTACTCACGTTGAAAAAATGCTTCAGGATTATTTCAAAGCAAATCAGGACAATCTTCTGAAGAAGTTTGCCATTATTGAGCAGAATTCCGGGGATGATTTGCGCGCACTTCGTGAGTGGCTTACCACTTTCGTTTAA
- a CDS encoding MerR family transcriptional regulator: MSIPNKSNFKFQELTPITGVKPYVIRYWETEFPEIAPFDSEGGQKIYARKDVEAILRIKKLLFEEKLSIPEAKARMQAAPEEAAVAQVPAPVVDTAAMENVKNQILKSLDFIRDIKFKRKW, translated from the coding sequence ATGTCGATTCCGAATAAATCCAATTTCAAATTTCAAGAGCTCACCCCGATTACCGGGGTGAAGCCTTATGTAATCAGGTATTGGGAAACTGAATTTCCTGAGATTGCTCCCTTCGATTCAGAGGGTGGGCAGAAGATTTATGCTCGTAAAGACGTTGAAGCAATTCTTCGAATTAAGAAGCTTTTGTTTGAAGAAAAACTTTCTATTCCTGAAGCAAAAGCACGCATGCAAGCAGCACCTGAAGAGGCTGCAGTCGCACAAGTTCCGGCGCCGGTAGTTGATACTGCTGCAATGGAAAATGTTAAAAATCAGATTCTAAAATCACTCGATTTTATTCGCGATATAAAGTTTAAACGAAAGTGGTAA
- a CDS encoding integration host factor subunit alpha: MTKADIVERIYKEAGFSKKEAAELVDLVFKVIKDTLAKGEKVKISGFGNFSIRDKATRIGRNPQTGTAMNISARRVLTFKPSQILKEDITERYSHRLDENGKENTALPIKEAKPRALSSFLNNEDDTVYDDGDDDDNDE, translated from the coding sequence ATGACTAAGGCAGACATAGTAGAGCGTATCTACAAAGAAGCAGGATTCTCGAAGAAAGAAGCTGCGGAATTAGTAGATCTCGTCTTTAAAGTAATTAAAGACACTCTAGCAAAAGGCGAGAAAGTTAAAATTTCTGGTTTCGGGAATTTTTCTATTCGCGACAAAGCAACTCGTATCGGTCGTAACCCTCAAACGGGAACTGCGATGAATATTAGTGCACGTCGTGTACTAACTTTCAAACCTTCGCAAATTCTAAAAGAGGACATCACTGAGCGATATTCTCACCGTCTAGATGAGAACGGAAAAGAGAACACAGCTCTTCCGATTAAAGAAGCAAAACCACGTGCACTAAGCTCGTTCCTGAATAACGAAGACGATACCGTCTACGATGATGGTGACGATGACGACAATGACGAATAG